One window of Medicago truncatula cultivar Jemalong A17 chromosome 2, MtrunA17r5.0-ANR, whole genome shotgun sequence genomic DNA carries:
- the LOC11416649 gene encoding heterogeneous nuclear ribonucleoprotein 1 encodes MDPGKLFIGGISWDTNEDRLRQYFQNFGDVVEAVIMKDRTTGRARGFGFVVFADPSVAERVVMEKHVIDGRTVEAKKAVPRDDQNVFTRSNSSSHGSPAPTPIRTKKIFVGGLASTVTESDFKNYFDQFGTITDVVVMYDHNTQRPRGFGFITYDSEEAVEKVLHKTFHELNGKMVEVKRAVPKDLSPSPSRGQLGGFSYGTMSRVGSFSNGFAQGYNPSLIGGHGLRLDGRLSPANVGRSGYSLFSPSYGTGLNFEPPLNQNENENFTSNFIMGRALSSPYSASPSRYNNAMAYAAGSNVGNSSAISSTNQSLWGNGNLNYANNPASSDAFLGYGSENSSIGSFGNIGSLWSTSVGAANQAGTIGSGYGKSSLNYRLGDVILGSKAVGYGKNSESNVESDSSYAFSNGSYGEAYKSTFEAGPFYQDHTWRPTTSELEDSGPLSFGLENAVSDLMRKSSSSGHIGAYAAVANRQSNRGIAA; translated from the exons ATGGACCCGGGGAAGCTATTCATTGGAGGGATTTCCTGGGATACAAATGAAGACCGACTCAGACAGTATTTTCAGAACTTTGGAGATGTAGTTGAAGCTGTGATAATGAAGGATCGGACCACGGGACGTGCTCGTGGTTTTGGATTTGTTGTTTTTGCTGATCCTTCTGTTGCCGAACGCGTTGTTATGGAAAAACATGTCATAGATGGTAGAACT GTTGAAGCAAAAAAAGCTGTCCCTAGAGATGATCAGAATGTGTTTACTAGAAGCAACAGCAGCAGTCATGGATCGCCTGCTCCTACTCCTATACGCACAAAAAAGATATTTGTTGGAGGTCTAGCATCCACAGTTACTGAGAGTGATTTTAAGAATTACTTTGATCAATTCGGAACAATTACTGATGTTGTTGTAATGTATGATCATAACACTCAACGTCCTAGAGGTTTTGGATTCATCACATATGATTCTGAGGAAGCAGTTGAGAAAGTGCTGCACAAAACTTTTCACGAACTTAATGGTAAAATGGTTGAGGTTAAGAGGGCTGTCCCAAAGGACTTATCTCCAAGTCCAAGTAGAGGTCAGCTAGGTGGATTTAGTTACGGTACTATGAGTAGAGTTGGTAGTTTTTCTAATGGTTTTGCTCAGGGATATAATCCAAGCCTGATTGGAGGACATGGACTTAGATTAGACGGTAGATTGAGTCCTGCTAATGTTGGCCGTAGTGGATATTCTCTTTTCAGTCCTAGTTATGGGACAGGACTCAACTTTGAGCCACCAttgaaccaaaatgaaaatgaaaactttaCTTCTAACTTTATCATGGGCCGTGCATTGAGTTCTCCATACAGTGCAAGTCCGAGCAGGTACAATAATGCCATGGCATATGCTGCTGGTTCAAATGTTGGCAACAGTTCAGCCATAAGTTCAACAAATCAGAGTTTGTGGGGTAATGGAAATCTTAATTATGCTAATAACCCTGCAAGCTCTGATGCTTTCTTAGGTTACGGAAGTGAAAATTCAAGTATTGGTTCATTTGGCAATATTGGATCGCTTTGGAGTACCTCTGTTGGTGCTGCTAATCAAGCTGGAACTATTGGCTCTGGTTATGGTAAAAGCAGTCTTAATTATAGGCTTGGAGATGTGATTTTAGGGTCAAAAGCGGTAGGTTATGGAAAAAACAGTGAAAGCAATGTTGAATCAGATTCATCGTACGCTTTCTCAAATGGCAGTTATGGCGAGGCATATAAAAGTACCTTTGAAGCTGGGCCATTTTATCAAGACCATACTTGGAGACCAACAACTTCAGAACTAGAGGATTCTGGTCCTCTTAGTTTTGGCCTTGAAAATGCCGTTTCAGATTTAATGCGCAAAAGCTCTAGTAGTGGTCACATTGGGGCTTATGCTGCTGTTGCTAATAGACAATCAAACAGAG GAATTGCTGCTTAG
- the LOC112418988 gene encoding thymidine kinase a: MKSILNPKFSSLSCNFPKLSSFSLFSHPLQFSILFRNNPSSFSNPLRLNSTKPFIPNSQNRTFQASSSTSGDIHVIVGPMFAGKTSSLIRRIQSESGNGRNVAIIKSSKDTRYGLDSIVTHDGTKLPCWALSNLSSFKQKFGVDAYDQLDVIGIDEAQFFDDLYDFCREAADHDGKTVIVAGLDGDYLRKSFGSVLDIIPLADSITKLNARCEICGKNAYFTLRKTQDKQVELIGGVDVYMPVCRQHYVNGQVAVETARHVVESKKVECGSHT; encoded by the exons ATGAAATCAATTCTAAACCCAAAGTTTTCATCTTTATCTTGCAATTTCCCCAaactctcttctttctctctcttttcacaTCCTCTTCAATTCTCAATCCTTTTCCGTAACAACCCATCTTCATTTTCCAACCCTCTTCGCCTCAACTCAACAAAACCCTTTATTCCCAATTCTCAAAATCGAACCTTTCAAGCTTCATCATCTACTTCTGGTGATATTCATGTCATTGTGGGTCCCATGTTCGCCGGTAAAACATCTTCGCTTATTCGTCGGATTCAGTCGGAGTCTGGCAATGGCAG AAATGTGGCAATAATTAAATCAAGCAAGGATACAAGATATGGATTAGATTCAATTGTTACTCATGATGGTACAAAATTACCATGTTGGGCACTATCAAATTTATCATCATTCAAGCAGAAGTTTGGAGTTGATGCTTATGATCAG CTGGACGTGATTGGCATTGATGAAGCTCAATTCTTTGACGACCTTTATGATTTCTGTCGTGAAGCTGCTGATCATGATGGAAAAACTGTAATAGTTGCAGGGCTAGATGGTGACTACTTGAG GAAGAGCTTTGGTTCTGTCCTTGACATAATTCCCCTTGCTGATTCTATAACTAAGTTAAATGCTCGATGTGAAATATGTGGGAAGAATGCTTATTTTACCCTGAGGAAGACACAAGATAAACAGGTTGAGTTGATCGGTGGAGTTGATGTCTATATGCCAGTATGTCGGCAGCACTATGTCAATGGACAGGTTGCCGTCGAAACAGCACGACATGTGGTGGAATCTAAGAAGGTTGAATGCGGCTCCCATACATGA